The Astatotilapia calliptera chromosome 17, fAstCal1.2, whole genome shotgun sequence genome has a segment encoding these proteins:
- the LOC113008609 gene encoding forkhead box protein M1-like isoform X2 has product MRRSPRRPLILKRRKLPFHQNATDSQPGESGSKEPSKPAAAQSFSDGIRIMDHPSKSDTQVVVIPEKANLQSVIGALTAKGKECGAQGPNKFILLNGGGSGNKWDYGLDSQSAAEAAATRSTEGHTVKAETTSNFPVNKDVNCGPLDDSLTNIQWLGKMSTCALEPNSTKQLSSKENQKLLPQTFQAHNTHTSAEAPQQPISERPPYSYMAMIQFAINSRKNRRMTLKEIYMWIEDNFPYYRDVAKPGWKNSIRHNLSLHDMFIRETSPDGKMSFWTIRPEANRCLTLDHVYKHQKRTLPDARKTPTSSERKMKPLLPRTDSYLVPIQLPVTPSVYLPSTSTPFPPPCSQQKGNNSRGTKRVRIAPKVTQSDSPAVMISPQKNTDFKVEVKEELVCVPIKCETPKAPPKRQASSSRRKQRLVLSLNEEPVLLCHESNFFDSGVASDASTFQDNPHIELDEDKHGQESPDREFSFKTPIKSRSHLTSSTPSKPPSYVALESWKVTPVGKGSQNILDFSPIRTPGGPTDTPQHDYTTFSFSSTPFKDLPLFNSPRELLTSAPSRVTGPAESPTECLKSSCSRELLQGGSSTAANRSITEGLVLDTMNDSLSKILVDISFSGLDDDDLGGPTDTPQHNYTTFSFGSTPFKDLPLFNSPRELLTSAPSRVTGSAESPTECLKSSCSRELLQGGSSTTANRSITEGLVLDTMNDSLSDLLLDVSFSGLDDDDLGMANISWSEFIPQLK; this is encoded by the exons ATGAGACGGAGCCCGAGGAGACCCCTGATtcttaaaagaagaaaactgccTTTTCATCAAAATGCGACGGATTCACAGCCTGGAGAATCAGGCTCCAAAGAACCGTCAAAACCAGCTGCCGCTCAGAGCTTTTCTGATGGTATCCGCATCATGGACCATCCATCCAAGTCTGATACTCAGGTGGTTGTCATTCCGGAAAAAGCAAATCTTCAAAGTGTTATTGGGGCCCTCACAGCTAAAGGCAAGGAATGTGGTGCCCAGGGCCCAAACAAGTTCATTCTTCTGAATGGAGGTGGGAGTGGCAACAAGTGGGACTATGGACTTGATTCTCAGTCTGCTGCTGAAGCGGCTGCTACAAGGAGTACAGAAGGACATACAGTTAAAGCTGAAACTACAAGCAATTTCCCAG TGAATAAGGATGTAAACTGTGGTCCATTGGATGACAGCCTTACCAACATTCAGTGGTTGGGTAAGATGAGCACATGTGCCTTGGAGCCAAATTCTACAAAGCAGCTCAGCAGCAAGGAGAACCAAAAACTTTTACCACAGACCTTTCAG GCACACAATACACATACCAGTGCAGAAGCTCCTCAGCAACCCATTTCAGAGAGGCCACCGTACTCCTACATGGCCATGATCCAGTTTGCTATCAATAGCAGAAAGAACAGGAGGATGACCCTCAAAGAGATTTACATGTGGATTGAGGACAACTTCCCTTACTATAGAGATGTGGCCAAACCAGGCTGGAAG AATTCCATCCGCCATAACCTTTCTCTGCATGACATGTTCATTCGTGAAACGTCTCCAGATGGTAAAATGTCTTTCTGGACTATCCGACCTGAAGCCAATCGATGCCTCACACTTGATCATGTGTACAAG CACCAAAAGAGGACACTTCCAGATGCAAGAAAAACACCAACTAGCTCTG agAGAAAGATGAAACCTCTTCTGCCTCGAACCGATTCATACTTGGTGCCCATACAGCTCCCCGTCACTCCTTCTGTCTACCTGCCATCCACTTCTACCCCTTTTCCTCCGCCCTGCTCCCAGCAGAAGGGGAACAATTCACGAGGAACAAAGAGAGTCCGCATAGCACCGAAG GTGACACAAAGTGATTCCCCAGCTGTGATGATATCTCCTCAGAAGAATACGGACTTTAAGGTAGAAGTGAAGGAGGAGCTGGTATGTGTTCCAATTAAATGCGAGACCCCCAAAGCTCCTCCAAAGAGACAAGCCAGCAGCTCACGGCGCAAACAGCGCTTGGTTCTCTCTCTGAATGAAGAGCCTGTTCTCCTCTGCCACGAAAGTAATTTCTTTGACTCTGGCGTAGCCTCCGATGCTTCGACATTCCAGGACAATCCACATATTGAGCTGGATGAAGACAAGCATGGGCAGGAAAGCCCAGATAGGGAGTTCTCATTCAAAACCCCGATAAAAAGTAGAAGCCATTTGACCTCATCCACCCCCAGCAAGCCACCTTCTTATGTTGCACTTGAGTCTTGGAAAGTGACCCCGGTGGGCAAAGGAAGCCAAAATATTCTGGACTTCAGCCCTATTCGTACACCAGGTGGTCCCACAGATACTCCACAACACGACTACACCAccttcagcttcagcagcacTCCCTTTAAAGACTTGCCTCTGTTTAACTCCCCAAGAGAGCTGCTCACATCTGCTCCCTCCAGAGTGACCGGACCAGCAGAGTCGCCCACCGAATGCCTCAAAAGTAGCTGCTCCAGAGAGCTTCTGCAGGGAGGCAGTTCCACAGCAGCCAATCGCTCAATCACAGAGGGCCTCGTCTTGGATACCATGAACGACAGCCTGAGCAAGATATTGGTGGATATTAGCTTCTCTGGTCTGGATGATGACGACCTTG GTGGTCCCACAGATACTCCACAACACAACTACACCACCTTCAGCTTCGGCAGCACTCCCTTTAAAGACTTGCCTCTGTTTAACTCCCCAAGAGAGCTGCTCACATCTGCTCCCTCCAGAGTGACCGGATCAGCAGAGTCGCCCACCGAATGCCTCAAAAGTAGCTGCTCCAGAGAGCTTCTGCAGGGAGGCAGTTCCACAACAGCCAATCGCTCAATCACAGAGGGCCTCGTCTTGGATACCATGAACGACAGCCTGAGCGATTTATTGTTGGATGTTAGCTTCTCTGGTCTGGATGATGACGACCTTGGTATGGCGAACATCAGCTGGTCTGAGTTCATCCCTCAGTTGAAATAG
- the LOC113008609 gene encoding forkhead box protein M1-like isoform X7 → MRRSPTRPRILKRRKLPFHQNATDSQPGESGSKDPSIPAAVQSFPGGIRIMDHPSKSDTRLVYFPETADLQSVIGDLTAKGNECGAQGPNKFILLSGSGNKWDYGADPQSAAEAAATRSTEGHKVKAETTRSFPGNKDVNYSPLDDSLGRMSTCALEPNSTKQLSSKENQNPLLQTFQAHNTHTSAEAPKQPISERPPYSYMAMIQFAINSRKNRRMTLNEIYMWIENNFPYYRDVAKPGWKNSIRHNLSVHDLFIRETSPDGKMSFWTIRPEANRCLTLDHVYKHQKRTLPDARKTPTSSERKMKPLLPRTDSYLVPIQLPVTPSVYLPSTSTPFPPPCSQQKGNNSRGTKRVRIAPKVTQSDSPAVMISPQKNTDFKVEVKEELVCVPIKCETPKAPPKRQASSSRRKQRLVLSLNEEPVLLCHESNFFDSGVASDASTFQDNPHIELDEDKHGQESPDREFSFKTPIKSRSHLTSSTPSKPPSYVASFKVTPVDKGSQDILHLSPIRTPGGPTDTPQHNYTTFSFGSTPFKDLPLFNSPRELLTSAPSRVTGSAESPTECLKSSCSRELLQGGSSTTANRSITEGLVLDTMNDSLSDLLLDVSFSGLDDDDLGMANISWSEFIPQLK, encoded by the exons ATGAGACGGAGCCCGACGAGACCCCGGATtctcaaaagaagaaaactgccTTTTCATCAAAATGCGACGGATTCACAGCCTGGAGAATCAGGCTCCAAAGATCCGTCAATACCAGCTGCTGTTCAGAGCTTTCCTGGTGGTATCCGCATCATGGACCATCCATCCAAGTCTGATACTCGGTTGGTATACTTTCCCGAAACAGCAGATCTTCAAAGTGTTATTGGGGACCTCACAGCTAAAGGCAATGAGTGTGGTGCCCAGGGCCCAAACAAGTTCATTCTTCTGAGTGGGAGTGGCAACAAGTGGGACTATGGAGCTGATCCTCAGTCTGCTGCTGAAGCGGCTGCTACAAGGAGTACAGAAGGACATAAAGTCAAAGCTGAAACTACACGCAGTTTCCCAG GGAATAAGGATGTCAATTACAGTCCTTTAGATGACAGCCTTGGTAGGATGAGCACATGTGCCTTGGAGCCAAATTCTACAAAGCAGCTCAGCAGCAAGGAGAACCAGAACCCTTTACTACAGACTTTTCAG GCACACAATACACATACCAGTGCAGAAGCTCCTAAGCAACCCATTTCAGAGAGGCCACCGTACTCCTACATGGCCATGATCCAGTTTGCTATCAATAGCAGAAAGAACAGGAGGATGACCCTAAACGAGATTTACATGTGGATTGAGAACAACTTCCCTTACTATAGAGATGTGGCCAAACCAGGCTGGAAG AATTCCATCCGCCATAACCTCTCTGTGCATGACCTGTTCATTCGTGAAACGTCTCCAGATGGTAAAATGTCTTTCTGGACTATCCGACCTGAAGCCAATCGATGCCTCACACTTGATCATGTGTACAAG CACCAAAAGAGGACACTTCCAGATGCAAGAAAAACACCAACTAGCTCTG agAGAAAGATGAAACCTCTTCTGCCTCGAACCGATTCATACTTGGTGCCCATACAGCTCCCCGTCACTCCTTCTGTCTACCTGCCATCCACTTCTACCCCTTTTCCTCCGCCCTGCTCCCAGCAGAAGGGGAACAATTCACGAGGAACAAAGAGAGTCCGCATAGCACCGAAG GTGACACAAAGTGATTCCCCAGCTGTGATGATATCTCCTCAGAAGAATACGGACTTTAAGGTAGAAGTGAAGGAGGAGCTGGTATGTGTTCCAATTAAATGCGAGACCCCCAAAGCTCCTCCAAAGAGACAAGCCAGCAGCTCACGGCGCAAACAGCGCTTGGTTCTCTCTCTGAATGAAGAGCCTGTTCTCCTCTGCCACGAAAGTAATTTCTTTGACTCTGGCGTAGCCTCCGATGCTTCAACATTCCAGGACAATCCACATATTGAGCTGGATGAAGACAAGCATGGGCAGGAAAGCCCAGATAGGGAGTTCTCATTCAAAACCCCTATAAAAAGTAGAAGCCATTTGACCTCATCCACCCCCAGCAAGCCACCTTCTTATGTTGCGTCTTTTAAAGTGACCCCGGTAGACAAAGGAAGCCAAGATATTCTACACTTGAGCCCTATTCGTACACCAGGTGGTCCCACAGATACTCCACAACACAACTACACCACCTTCAGCTTCGGCAGCACTCCCTTTAAAGACTTGCCTCTGTTTAACTCCCCAAGAGAGCTGCTCACATCTGCTCCCTCCAGAGTGACCGGATCAGCAGAGTCGCCCACCGAATGCCTCAAAAGTAGCTGCTCCAGAGAGCTTCTGCAGGGAGGCAGTTCCACAACAGCCAATCGCTCAATCACAGAGGGCCTCGTCTTGGATACCATGAACGACAGCCTGAGCGATTTATTGTTGGATGTTAGCTTCTCTGGTCTGGATGATGACGACCTTGGTATGGCGAACATCAGCTGGTCTGAGTTCATCCCTCAGTTGAAATAG